A part of Longimicrobium sp. genomic DNA contains:
- a CDS encoding PP2C family protein-serine/threonine phosphatase, with translation PSEVLHRTHRAVIDELENTEMYLTLVYAVIDPAAGTLTYSNAGHGHAFRIPASGEAQRLAATDPPFGIVDRDTYAETTVDWVSGEDLLFLFTDGLSDALDAGEIEGERVLLEVATDMRREAPEQICARLFDRAGEATHVPPDDRTAVVVRF, from the coding sequence CCCGTCCGAAGTGCTCCACCGCACCCACCGCGCGGTGATCGACGAGCTGGAAAACACCGAGATGTACCTGACGCTGGTGTACGCGGTCATCGATCCCGCGGCCGGCACGCTCACCTACTCCAACGCGGGCCACGGCCACGCCTTCCGCATCCCGGCCAGCGGCGAGGCGCAGCGGCTGGCCGCTACCGACCCGCCGTTCGGCATCGTCGACCGCGACACCTACGCCGAGACCACGGTGGATTGGGTGAGCGGCGAAGACCTTCTCTTTCTCTTCACCGACGGCCTTTCCGACGCGCTGGATGCGGGCGAAATCGAGGGCGAGCGGGTGCTGCTGGAGGTGGCGACCGACATGCGCCGCGAGGCCCCCGAGCAGATCTGCGCGCGCCTGTTCGACCGCGCGGGCGAGGCCACGCACGTTCCGCCCGACGACCGCACCGCCGTCGTCGTGCGCTTCTGA
- the rsmA gene encoding 16S rRNA (adenine(1518)-N(6)/adenine(1519)-N(6))-dimethyltransferase RsmA, whose translation MPRDPSAPHRAKRSLGQNFLVDPNIQRKIVDALRPSPDDEVMEIGPGRMALTQHLAGRVGRLVLVELDNALAARLQERFAGDPSVEIVHEDVLQVPLERISADPARLKVIGNIPYNITTPIIFGLLERRPRPAEIVVMIQREVADRILAPPGGKTYGALAVGVRAVAKVERVLNVSREAFRPAPDVMSTVIRIVPLNPPPLTEDDEAALRVLTRAAFGQRRKQFQRILRDAYGLSPEQVQALEGDTGMDLTARPESFAPERFIELARALRSAGHVSKSAPGVDPE comes from the coding sequence ATGCCGCGCGATCCTTCGGCCCCCCACCGCGCCAAGCGGTCGCTGGGGCAGAACTTCCTGGTCGATCCCAATATCCAGCGAAAGATCGTCGACGCCCTTCGACCGTCGCCGGACGACGAGGTGATGGAGATCGGGCCGGGGCGGATGGCGCTCACACAGCACCTGGCGGGTCGCGTGGGCCGGCTGGTGCTGGTGGAGCTGGACAACGCGCTCGCTGCGCGGCTGCAGGAGCGCTTCGCCGGCGACCCGTCGGTGGAGATCGTGCACGAGGACGTGCTGCAGGTGCCGCTGGAGCGCATCTCGGCCGATCCCGCGCGGCTGAAGGTGATCGGGAACATCCCGTACAACATCACCACGCCCATCATCTTCGGGCTGCTGGAGCGGCGGCCGCGGCCGGCCGAGATCGTGGTGATGATCCAACGAGAGGTGGCGGACCGCATCCTGGCGCCGCCGGGGGGCAAGACGTACGGGGCGCTGGCGGTAGGCGTTCGCGCCGTGGCGAAGGTGGAGCGCGTGCTGAACGTCAGCCGCGAGGCCTTCCGTCCTGCGCCCGACGTGATGTCGACGGTCATCCGCATCGTTCCGCTGAACCCGCCGCCGCTGACGGAGGACGACGAGGCCGCGCTGCGGGTGCTCACCCGGGCCGCGTTCGGGCAGCGGCGCAAGCAGTTCCAGCGCATCCTCCGCGACGCGTACGGGCTGTCTCCCGAGCAGGTGCAGGCGCTGGAGGGGGACACGGGGATGGACCTGACCGCGCGTCCCGAGTCGTTCGCCCCCGAGCGCTTCATCGAGCTCGCCCGCGCGCTGCGGTCAGCCGGTCACGTATCGAAGTCTGCGCCCGGTGTCGATCCCGAGTGA
- a CDS encoding type II toxin-antitoxin system VapC family toxin, translating to MISYLAALPSRDPITARNQQITREWWDTRRGEHILLASPTVLDEAALGDAEFARRRRSYLDGVPLLQVTGEVEVLAEVLLRQVPLPSHARSDALHVAVASVYGVAYVLTWDRKHIANPRLVPRFQRFCGDLGYTAPLLTTPASMMER from the coding sequence GTGATCAGCTACCTGGCCGCGCTCCCCAGCCGCGACCCGATCACGGCACGCAACCAGCAGATCACGCGCGAGTGGTGGGACACTCGCCGCGGGGAACATATCCTGCTGGCCTCGCCGACGGTTCTCGACGAAGCGGCGCTGGGCGATGCGGAGTTCGCAAGGAGGAGGCGGAGCTACCTTGACGGTGTGCCGCTTCTACAGGTGACTGGCGAGGTAGAGGTGCTCGCCGAGGTGCTCTTGCGCCAGGTACCGCTTCCGTCGCACGCGCGCTCCGACGCCCTGCACGTCGCCGTTGCCTCGGTGTACGGAGTAGCCTATGTACTTACGTGGGATCGCAAGCACATCGCGAATCCCAGGCTGGTTCCGCGCTTCCAGAGATTTTGTGGTGATCTGGGCTACACGGCTCCGCTGCTCACCACGCCGGCGTCCATGATGGAGAGGTGA
- a CDS encoding redox-sensing transcriptional repressor Rex, translated as MTRMKKISESAVRRLSLYLRLLQEADAAGAETISSGQLAERGGTTSAQVRKDLSLFGSFGKRGLGYSVQELLGRIREILGLQKTWRVALVGAGKLGSALFSYRDFEARGFHIRAVFDSDPRKVGTAWGGLTVRADEEMERTLAAEQADMAILAVPADAAQQVADRIVAAGVRGILNFAPVRLKVARGVVLKNVDVTLELEGLSFGLNPR; from the coding sequence ATCACGCGCATGAAGAAGATTTCTGAGTCGGCCGTGCGCCGGCTTTCGCTGTACCTTCGCCTGCTGCAGGAAGCCGATGCAGCGGGCGCCGAAACCATCTCCAGCGGCCAGCTGGCCGAGCGGGGCGGCACCACGAGCGCGCAGGTGCGCAAGGACCTGTCGCTGTTCGGCTCGTTCGGCAAGCGGGGGCTGGGATATTCGGTGCAGGAGCTGCTGGGCCGCATCCGCGAGATCCTGGGGCTGCAGAAGACCTGGCGCGTGGCCCTGGTGGGCGCGGGCAAGCTGGGCTCCGCCCTCTTCTCGTACCGCGACTTCGAGGCGCGCGGCTTTCACATCCGCGCCGTCTTCGATTCCGATCCGCGCAAGGTGGGCACCGCCTGGGGCGGGCTGACGGTGCGCGCCGACGAGGAGATGGAGCGCACGCTCGCCGCCGAGCAGGCGGATATGGCCATCCTTGCCGTGCCAGCAGACGCGGCGCAGCAGGTGGCCGACCGCATCGTGGCGGCGGGGGTGCGCGGCATCCTGAACTTCGCCCCGGTGCGCCTAAAGGTGGCGCGCGGCGTGGTGCTGAAGAACGTGGATGTGACGCTGGAGCTGGAAGGCCTCTCGTTCGGCCTCAACCCCCGCTGA
- a CDS encoding arginine deiminase family protein, which translates to MREPTDRAGYRIVDATDFSTGKALVREGDKAVIAFEGSELVRGGGGGRCMTMPVCRDDIW; encoded by the coding sequence ATGCGCGAACCGACGGACAGGGCGGGATACCGGATCGTGGACGCGACCGACTTCTCCACCGGCAAGGCGCTGGTGCGCGAGGGCGACAAGGCCGTGATCGCCTTCGAAGGCTCCGAGCTGGTCCGCGGCGGCGGCGGCGGCCGGTGCATGACCATGCCTGTTTGCCGGGACGACATCTGGTGA